One genomic segment of Helianthus annuus cultivar XRQ/B chromosome 14, HanXRQr2.0-SUNRISE, whole genome shotgun sequence includes these proteins:
- the LOC110905067 gene encoding probable serine/threonine-protein kinase dyrk2 isoform X1 yields MGKQWLLYKVAGSDGSFATGKSSSTTKKPTGKPRKRHTSSSSSSSSSFGGCMSAIFHMFDIQNHHLPFHQPSFISESPVKIPEEPNIILKGVEAPRNSLDMEEEEPIVEQVASSSSTSSLKLKQETNFNIPRMRDIQINTKRSRLMEDVSSECSSSPSTKTPTLVARLMGLDLLPENASPRGSLSSPRVSSSSSHATPLNPLSKLSSHKYNARSLPATPRVSSAPRLSTEEEYHHRFSLQINKENKRRYDENASEYAKQIAKQVRENISRRVGADITNTVKKKEHRRDEFLVVLKPNRPSPSSTANTIAKPRNLDEEVFGHEKENFEPTSLSCAARIRLWEIKNNLNKANSNSLKGSPLSSTSEAIKTPSPSTTTRSPQLMKEEVQVVKQEKPMKIQKCKKLTSEKYDLRLKKMHQQEEPFVKKCNKKSTPLSNHLVKVNTTTKFISFKKDMASPSSQTTLPQKQVPLASITQLPSCQSLSYNTKKTHNLSTQYQVSTNGNTTTSTTTTTTTTTTGSLVFDYFDYISTILSHTGILKTTPISISHWYSPSHPLHPSIFQQLEKRHRTSATGSADRKLIFEVVDELLVGILKPYISLKPWATLGMRNTHQMCGLKLCEILCDKIRCFPAADCQVLEDIDELIEGDIGMSTRVVGTTAFEEEAEELVAEMEREMVDTLVGEMAGMMLHVGVSV; encoded by the exons ATGGGGAAACAATGGTTGCTTTACAAGGTTGCAGGTTCTGACGGCAGCTTTGCTACCGGAAAATCATCTTCCACCACCAAAAAACCCACCGGAAAACCAAGAAAAAGACacacttcatcttcttcttcttcttcctcttcctttGGTGGTTGCATGAGTGCCATTTTTCATATGTTTGACATTCAAAATCATCACCTTCCTTTTCATCAACCTTCTTTTATCTCTGAATCTCCTGTTAAAATACCTGAAGAACCCAACATAATACTCAAAG GTGTAGAAGCACCCAGGAACAGCTTGGATATGGAGGAAGAAGAACCCATAGTTGAACAAGTTGCTTCatcttcatcaacatcatcattaaAACTTAAGCAAGAAACAAACTTTAACATCCCCAGA ATGCGTGATATTCAAATTAACACAAAAAGATCAAGATTAATGGAAGATGTATCATCCGAATGTAGCAGCTCACCTAGTACAAAAACACCAACTCTTGTTGCAAGATTAATGGGCCTTGATCTTCTTCCTGAAAATGCATCTCCAAGAGGTTCTTTATCATCTCCAAGAgtgtcatcttcttcctctcATGCTACACCATTAAACCCTCTTTCAAAATTGTCATCACATAAATATAACGCTCGTTCGTTGCCCGCGACACCGAGGGTATCGAGTGCCCCTAGGTTGTCCACGGAAGAGGAGTATCATCACCGCTTTTCGCTCCAAATTAATAAGGAGAATAAGCGGAGGTATGATGAGAATGCTAGCGAGTATGCGAAGCAAATTGCGAAACAAGTGAGGGAAAATATTAGCCGGAGAGTTGGTGCCGATATTACTAATACCGTGAAAAAGAAAGAGCATAGGAGGGATGAGTTTCTTGTGGTGCTCAAACCGAATAGACCATCGCCTTCGTCTACCGCCAATACCATCGCCAAACCAAGAAATCTTGATGAAGAAG TGTTTGGACACGAAAAAGAAAATTTTGAACCAACATCACTTTCATGCGCAGCGAGGATACGATTATGGGAGATCAAGAACAATCTCAACAAAGCGAACTCGAATTCACTAAAAGGTTCACCATTATCATCAACTTCGGAAGCAATCAAAACTCCGtcaccatcaacaaccacaagatcACCACAATTGATGAAAGAGGAAGTACAAGTGGTAAAGCAAGAGAAGCCAATGAAAATACAAAAATGCAAGAAACTCACAAGTGAAAAATATGATTTGAGATTGAAAAAAATGCATCAACAAGAAGAACCATTTGTGAAGAAATGTAACAAGAAGTCAACTCCATTATCAAATCATCTTGTGAAGGTCAACACCACAACAAAGTTTATTTCTTTCAAGAAAGACATGGCGTCCCCTTCCTCACAAACAACATTACCTCAAAAACAA GTGCCATTAGCAAGCATCACACAGTTACCTAGTTGTCAGAGCTTGTCATACAATACTAAAAAGACCCACAATCTCTCCACCCAATACCAAGTCAGTACTAACGGTAACACCACcactagcaccaccaccaccaccactaccaccaccaccggaAGTTTAGTTTTTGATTACTTTGACTACATTTCAACAATTCTAAGTCACACTGGGATATTAAAAACAACCCCTATATCCATCTCACATTGGTACTCCCCATCCCACCCTCTCCACCCATCAATCTTTCAACAACTTGAGAAACGCCACCGCACGAGCGCCACAGGCTCGGCGGATCGAAAGCTTATATTCGAGGTTGTGGACGAGCTTCTGGTAGGTATTTTAAAGCCTTACATAAGCTTAAAACCATGGGCCACATTGGGCATGAGGAATACACATCAAATGTGTGGATTAAAACTTTGTGAAATATTATGTGACAAAATTCGTTGCTTCCCAGCAGCGGATTGTCAAGTGTTGGAAGATATTGATGAGTTGATAGAAGGTGATATAGGAATGAGTACGCGGGTGGTCGGAACGACGGCGTTTGAGGAGGAGGCGGAGGAGCTGGTGGCGGAGATGGAGCGTGAGATGGTGGACACGTTGGTGGGTGAAATGGCAGGGATGATGTTGCACGTTGGAGTGTCTGTCTGA
- the LOC110905067 gene encoding transcription initiation factor TFIID subunit 1 isoform X2: MGKQWLLYKVAGSDGSFATGKSSSTTKKPTGKPRKRHTSSSSSSSSSFGGCMSAIFHMFDIQNHHLPFHQPSFISESPVKIPEEPNIILKGVEAPRNSLDMEEEEPIVEQVASSSSTSSLKLKQETNFNIPRMRDIQINTKRSRLMEDVSSECSSSPSTKTPTLVARLMGLDLLPENASPRGSLSSPRVSSSSSHATPLNPLSKLSSHKYNARSLPATPRVSSAPRLSTEEEYHHRFSLQINKENKRRYDENASEYAKQIAKQVRENISRRVGADITNTVKKKEHRRDEFLVVLKPNRPSPSSTANTIAKPRNLDEEARIRLWEIKNNLNKANSNSLKGSPLSSTSEAIKTPSPSTTTRSPQLMKEEVQVVKQEKPMKIQKCKKLTSEKYDLRLKKMHQQEEPFVKKCNKKSTPLSNHLVKVNTTTKFISFKKDMASPSSQTTLPQKQVPLASITQLPSCQSLSYNTKKTHNLSTQYQVSTNGNTTTSTTTTTTTTTTGSLVFDYFDYISTILSHTGILKTTPISISHWYSPSHPLHPSIFQQLEKRHRTSATGSADRKLIFEVVDELLVGILKPYISLKPWATLGMRNTHQMCGLKLCEILCDKIRCFPAADCQVLEDIDELIEGDIGMSTRVVGTTAFEEEAEELVAEMEREMVDTLVGEMAGMMLHVGVSV; the protein is encoded by the exons ATGGGGAAACAATGGTTGCTTTACAAGGTTGCAGGTTCTGACGGCAGCTTTGCTACCGGAAAATCATCTTCCACCACCAAAAAACCCACCGGAAAACCAAGAAAAAGACacacttcatcttcttcttcttcttcctcttcctttGGTGGTTGCATGAGTGCCATTTTTCATATGTTTGACATTCAAAATCATCACCTTCCTTTTCATCAACCTTCTTTTATCTCTGAATCTCCTGTTAAAATACCTGAAGAACCCAACATAATACTCAAAG GTGTAGAAGCACCCAGGAACAGCTTGGATATGGAGGAAGAAGAACCCATAGTTGAACAAGTTGCTTCatcttcatcaacatcatcattaaAACTTAAGCAAGAAACAAACTTTAACATCCCCAGA ATGCGTGATATTCAAATTAACACAAAAAGATCAAGATTAATGGAAGATGTATCATCCGAATGTAGCAGCTCACCTAGTACAAAAACACCAACTCTTGTTGCAAGATTAATGGGCCTTGATCTTCTTCCTGAAAATGCATCTCCAAGAGGTTCTTTATCATCTCCAAGAgtgtcatcttcttcctctcATGCTACACCATTAAACCCTCTTTCAAAATTGTCATCACATAAATATAACGCTCGTTCGTTGCCCGCGACACCGAGGGTATCGAGTGCCCCTAGGTTGTCCACGGAAGAGGAGTATCATCACCGCTTTTCGCTCCAAATTAATAAGGAGAATAAGCGGAGGTATGATGAGAATGCTAGCGAGTATGCGAAGCAAATTGCGAAACAAGTGAGGGAAAATATTAGCCGGAGAGTTGGTGCCGATATTACTAATACCGTGAAAAAGAAAGAGCATAGGAGGGATGAGTTTCTTGTGGTGCTCAAACCGAATAGACCATCGCCTTCGTCTACCGCCAATACCATCGCCAAACCAAGAAATCTTGATGAAGAAG CGAGGATACGATTATGGGAGATCAAGAACAATCTCAACAAAGCGAACTCGAATTCACTAAAAGGTTCACCATTATCATCAACTTCGGAAGCAATCAAAACTCCGtcaccatcaacaaccacaagatcACCACAATTGATGAAAGAGGAAGTACAAGTGGTAAAGCAAGAGAAGCCAATGAAAATACAAAAATGCAAGAAACTCACAAGTGAAAAATATGATTTGAGATTGAAAAAAATGCATCAACAAGAAGAACCATTTGTGAAGAAATGTAACAAGAAGTCAACTCCATTATCAAATCATCTTGTGAAGGTCAACACCACAACAAAGTTTATTTCTTTCAAGAAAGACATGGCGTCCCCTTCCTCACAAACAACATTACCTCAAAAACAA GTGCCATTAGCAAGCATCACACAGTTACCTAGTTGTCAGAGCTTGTCATACAATACTAAAAAGACCCACAATCTCTCCACCCAATACCAAGTCAGTACTAACGGTAACACCACcactagcaccaccaccaccaccactaccaccaccaccggaAGTTTAGTTTTTGATTACTTTGACTACATTTCAACAATTCTAAGTCACACTGGGATATTAAAAACAACCCCTATATCCATCTCACATTGGTACTCCCCATCCCACCCTCTCCACCCATCAATCTTTCAACAACTTGAGAAACGCCACCGCACGAGCGCCACAGGCTCGGCGGATCGAAAGCTTATATTCGAGGTTGTGGACGAGCTTCTGGTAGGTATTTTAAAGCCTTACATAAGCTTAAAACCATGGGCCACATTGGGCATGAGGAATACACATCAAATGTGTGGATTAAAACTTTGTGAAATATTATGTGACAAAATTCGTTGCTTCCCAGCAGCGGATTGTCAAGTGTTGGAAGATATTGATGAGTTGATAGAAGGTGATATAGGAATGAGTACGCGGGTGGTCGGAACGACGGCGTTTGAGGAGGAGGCGGAGGAGCTGGTGGCGGAGATGGAGCGTGAGATGGTGGACACGTTGGTGGGTGAAATGGCAGGGATGATGTTGCACGTTGGAGTGTCTGTCTGA
- the LOC110905067 gene encoding probable serine/threonine-protein kinase dyrk2 isoform X3, whose protein sequence is MGKQWLLYKVAGSDGSFATGKSSSTTKKPTGKPRKRHTSSSSSSSSSFGGCMSAIFHMFDIQNHHLPFHQPSFISESPVKIPEEPNIILKGVEAPRNSLDMEEEEPIVEQVASSSSTSSLKLKQETNFNIPRMRDIQINTKRSRLMEDVSSECSSSPSTKTPTLVARLMGLDLLPENASPRGSLSSPRVSSSSSHATPLNPLSKLSSHKYNARSLPATPRVSSAPRLSTEEEYHHRFSLQINKENKRRYDENASEYAKQIAKQVRENISRRVGADITNTVKKKEHRRDEFLVVLKPNRPSPSSTANTIAKPRNLDEEVFGHEKENFEPTSLSCAARIRLWEIKNNLNKANSNSLKGSPLSSTSEAIKTPSPSTTTRSPQLMKEEVQVVKQEKPMKIQKCKKLTSEKYDLRLKKMHQQEEPFVKKCNKKSTPLSNHLVKVNTTTKFISFKKDMASPSSQTTLPQKQVPLASITQLPSCQSLSYNTKKTHNLSTQYQVSTNGNTTTSTTTTTTTTTTGSLVFDYFDYISTILSHTGILKTTPISISHWYSPSHPLHPSIFQQLEKRHRTSATGSADRKLIFEVVDELLQRIVKCWKILMS, encoded by the exons ATGGGGAAACAATGGTTGCTTTACAAGGTTGCAGGTTCTGACGGCAGCTTTGCTACCGGAAAATCATCTTCCACCACCAAAAAACCCACCGGAAAACCAAGAAAAAGACacacttcatcttcttcttcttcttcctcttcctttGGTGGTTGCATGAGTGCCATTTTTCATATGTTTGACATTCAAAATCATCACCTTCCTTTTCATCAACCTTCTTTTATCTCTGAATCTCCTGTTAAAATACCTGAAGAACCCAACATAATACTCAAAG GTGTAGAAGCACCCAGGAACAGCTTGGATATGGAGGAAGAAGAACCCATAGTTGAACAAGTTGCTTCatcttcatcaacatcatcattaaAACTTAAGCAAGAAACAAACTTTAACATCCCCAGA ATGCGTGATATTCAAATTAACACAAAAAGATCAAGATTAATGGAAGATGTATCATCCGAATGTAGCAGCTCACCTAGTACAAAAACACCAACTCTTGTTGCAAGATTAATGGGCCTTGATCTTCTTCCTGAAAATGCATCTCCAAGAGGTTCTTTATCATCTCCAAGAgtgtcatcttcttcctctcATGCTACACCATTAAACCCTCTTTCAAAATTGTCATCACATAAATATAACGCTCGTTCGTTGCCCGCGACACCGAGGGTATCGAGTGCCCCTAGGTTGTCCACGGAAGAGGAGTATCATCACCGCTTTTCGCTCCAAATTAATAAGGAGAATAAGCGGAGGTATGATGAGAATGCTAGCGAGTATGCGAAGCAAATTGCGAAACAAGTGAGGGAAAATATTAGCCGGAGAGTTGGTGCCGATATTACTAATACCGTGAAAAAGAAAGAGCATAGGAGGGATGAGTTTCTTGTGGTGCTCAAACCGAATAGACCATCGCCTTCGTCTACCGCCAATACCATCGCCAAACCAAGAAATCTTGATGAAGAAG TGTTTGGACACGAAAAAGAAAATTTTGAACCAACATCACTTTCATGCGCAGCGAGGATACGATTATGGGAGATCAAGAACAATCTCAACAAAGCGAACTCGAATTCACTAAAAGGTTCACCATTATCATCAACTTCGGAAGCAATCAAAACTCCGtcaccatcaacaaccacaagatcACCACAATTGATGAAAGAGGAAGTACAAGTGGTAAAGCAAGAGAAGCCAATGAAAATACAAAAATGCAAGAAACTCACAAGTGAAAAATATGATTTGAGATTGAAAAAAATGCATCAACAAGAAGAACCATTTGTGAAGAAATGTAACAAGAAGTCAACTCCATTATCAAATCATCTTGTGAAGGTCAACACCACAACAAAGTTTATTTCTTTCAAGAAAGACATGGCGTCCCCTTCCTCACAAACAACATTACCTCAAAAACAA GTGCCATTAGCAAGCATCACACAGTTACCTAGTTGTCAGAGCTTGTCATACAATACTAAAAAGACCCACAATCTCTCCACCCAATACCAAGTCAGTACTAACGGTAACACCACcactagcaccaccaccaccaccactaccaccaccaccggaAGTTTAGTTTTTGATTACTTTGACTACATTTCAACAATTCTAAGTCACACTGGGATATTAAAAACAACCCCTATATCCATCTCACATTGGTACTCCCCATCCCACCCTCTCCACCCATCAATCTTTCAACAACTTGAGAAACGCCACCGCACGAGCGCCACAGGCTCGGCGGATCGAAAGCTTATATTCGAGGTTGTGGACGAGCTTCTG CAGCGGATTGTCAAGTGTTGGAAGATATTGATGAGTTGA